Proteins encoded in a region of the Quercus lobata isolate SW786 chromosome 8, ValleyOak3.0 Primary Assembly, whole genome shotgun sequence genome:
- the LOC115957811 gene encoding callose synthase 12, which yields MSYHRQRPPPSPNPRQTRPSPAPPPLESDPYNIIPIHNLLAEHPSLRFPEVRAITTALRAVGDLRKPPHNQWAPHMDLLDWLALFFGFQNDNVRNQREHLVLHLANAQMRLSPPPDNIDALDAAVLRKFRRKLLKNYTNWCSYLGKKSNIWISDRREAAADHRRELLYVSLFLLIWGESANLRFVPECICFIFHNMAMELNKILEDYIDENTGQPVQPSVSGENAFLNCVVKPIYETIRAEVESSKNGTAPHSVWRNYDDINEYFWSKRCFQKLRWPIDLGSNFFVTGEGGARRKHVGKTGFVEQRSFWNLLRSFDRLWVMLVLFLQAAIIVAWEERRYPWEALQSRDVQAKVLTVFFTWSGMRFLQSLLDAGMQYSLVSRETMGLGVRMVMKSVVAAMWILVFGVFYGRIWAQRNRDRRWSAEANRRLVTFLEVALVFILPELLAVALFVIPWIRNFLEETNLKIFYMLTWWFQGRTFVGRGLREGLVDNIKYSLFWIVVLATKFLFSYFLQVKPMIGPTKALLDLKDVQYQWYQLFNNSNRLAVGLLWIPVILIYLMDIQIWYSIYSSFVGAGVGLFQHLGEIRNIEQLRLRFQFFASAIQFNLMPEEQLLNARGMRNRFKDAFYRLKLRYGLGRPYRKLESSQVEAKRFALIWNEIISIFREEDIISDREQELLELPQNSWNVRVIRWPCFLLCNELLLALSQAKELVDAPDKWLWYKICKNEYRRCAVIEAYDCIKHLLLEIIKRNTEEHSIMTVFFQEIDHSIEIERFTKTFNMTVLPQLHTQLIKLVQLLNKPKKDPTQVVNTLQAIYEIAKRDLFKDKRSIDQLREDGLAPRSPASTQGLLFENAVELPNSDNETFYRQVRRLHTILTSRDSMHDIPVNLEARRRIAFFSNSLFMNMPHAPQVEKMISFSVLTPYYSEEVIYSKEQLKSENEDGISILYYLQTIYADEWKNFLERMRREGMVRDTEIWNTKLRDLRLWASYRGQTLSRTVRGMMYYYRALKMLAFLDSASEMDIREGSQELGSMRRDSGFDGYSSERSPSSRRLSRASSSMDLLLKGHEYGTALMKFTYVVACQIYGTQKAKKDPHAEEILYLMKNNEALRVAYVDEVSTGRDEKEFYSVLVKYDHQLEREVEIYRVKLPGPLKLGEGKPENQNHAIIFTRGDAVQTIDMNQDNYFEEALKMRNLLEEFRRYYGIRKPTILGVREHIFTGSVSSLAWFMSAQETSFVTLGQRVLANPLKVRMHYGHPDVFDRFWVMTRGGISKASRVINISEDIFAGFNCTLRGGNVTHHEYIQVGKGRDVGLNQVSMFEAKVASGNGEQVLSRDIYRLGHRLDFFRMLSFFYTTVGFFFNTMVVILTVYAFLWGRLYLALSGVEASSEASTNNNAALGAILNQQFIIQLGLFTALPMIVENSLEHGFLQAIWDFLTMQLQLSSVFYTFSMGTRAHYFGRTILHGGAKYRATGRGFVVEHKGFAENYRLYARSHFVKAIELGLILVVYASHSPIAGNTFVYIALTITSWFLVVSWIMAPFVFNPSGFDWLKTVYDFDDFMNWIWFRGSVFAKAEQSWERWWYEEQDHLRNTGIWGKIMEIILDLRFFFFQYGIVYQLDIAAGSTSIAVYLLSWIYVFVAFAIYAVIAFARDKYAAKEHIYYRLVQFLVIILAILVTIALLQFTAFTFIDIFTSMLAFIPTGWALILIAQVLRPFLPTLVWESVVSVARLYDIVFGVIVMAPVALLSWLPGFQSMQTRILFNEAFSRGLRINQLVAGKKSNDL from the coding sequence ATGAGCTACCACCGCCAACGCCCACCTCCGAGCCCGAACCCGAGACAAACCCGGCCCAGTCCAGCCCCACCGCCATTAGAATCCGATCCGTACAACATAATCCCCATCCACAACCTCCTCGCGGAGCACCCGTCGCTCAGATTCCCGGAGGTCCGAGCCATTACCACCGCGCTCCGAGCCGTCGGCGACCTCAGGAAGCCGCCGCACAACCAATGGGCTCCGCACATGGACCTCCTGGACTGGCTCGCCCTCTTCTTCGGCTTCCAGAACGACAACGTTCGCAACCAGCGCGAGCACCTCGTCCTCCACCTCGCCAACGCTCAGATGCGCCTCTCTCCTCCGCCGGACAACATCGACGCCCTGGACGCCGCCGTTTTGCGCAAGTTTCGGAGGAAGCTCCTCAAGAACTACACCAACTGGTGCTCCTATCTCGGCAAGAAATCCAATATCTGGATCTCCGATCGCCGCGAGGCCGCCGCCGATCACCGCCGGGAGCTGCTCTACGTGTCGCTCTTCCTTCTGATTTGGGGTGAGTCTGCTAACCTCCGCTTTGTTCCCGAGTGCATTTGCTTTATATTTCATAACATGGCCATGGAGTTGAACAAGATCTTAGAGGATTACATAGATGAGAACACCGGCCAACCTGTGCAGCCCTCGGTCTCCGGCGAAAACGCGTTTTTGAACTGCGTTGTGAAGCCGATTTACGAGACGATTAGGGCTGAGGTGGAGAGTAGTAAGAATGGCACTGCGCCGCACAGTGTGTGGCGCAATTACGACGACATTAACGAGTACTTTTGGAGTAAACGGTGTTTTCAGAAGCTCAGATGGCCGATTGATTTGGGAAGTAATTTCTTTGTGACGGGTGAGGGTGGCGCGAGAAGAAAACATGTAGGGAAGACTGGTTTTGTGGAGCAGAGATCGTTTTGGAACTTGTTGAGGAGCTTTGACAGGCTTTGGGTGATGCTTGTGTTGTTTTTACAGGCGGCGATTATTGTGGCGTGGGAAGAGAGGAGATATCCATGGGAAGCTCTGCAGTCTAGGGATGTCCAAGCGAAAGTTTTGACAGTGTTTTTCACTTGGAGTGGGATGAGGTTTTTGCAGTCTCTGCTGGATGCAGGGATGCAATACAGTTTGGTTTCGAGGGAGACAATGGGGCTTGGCGTGAGGATGGTGATGAAGAGTGTGGTTGCAGCCATGTGGATCttggtttttggtgtgtttTATGGGCGGATATGGGCGCAGAGGAATCGCGATAGGAGGTGGTCTGCAGAGGCTAATAGGAGGTTGGTTACTTTTCTTGAGGTGGCATTGGTTTTCATTTTGCCGGAGCTTCTGGCTGTGGCGCTGTTTGTGATTCCGTGGATCAGGAATTTCCTCGAGGAGACGAATTTGAAGATCTTTTATATGTTGACTTGGTGGTTTCAAGGGAGGACCTTTGTGGGTCGTGGGTTGAGGGAAGGTCTTGTGGATAATATCAAGTACAGTTTGTTTTGGATTGTGGTGCTTGCTACCAAATTTTTGTTCAGTTACTTCTTGCAGGTTAAACCGATGATTGGCCCAACGAAAGCATTGTTGGATTTGAAGGATGTGCAGTATCAATGGTATCAGCTTTTTAACAATAGCAACAGATTGGCAGTGGGCTTACTGTGGATTCCTGTTATTCTGATTTACCTCATGGATATTCAGATTTGGTATTCAATCTACTCGTCTTTTGTTGGGGCGGGTGTGGGATTGTTTCAGCACTTGGGTGAGATTCGAAATATTGAACAGTTGAGGTTGAGGTTCCAATTCTTTGCAAGTGCTATTCAGTTTAATCTCATGCCGGAGGAGCAGCTGTTAAATGCAAGGGGGATGAGGAACAGGTTTAAGGATGCCTTTTATCGATTGAAGCTGAGATATGGGCTTGGTCGGCCCTATAGGAAGCTTGAATCTAGTCAGGTTGAGGCGAAGAGGTTTGCTTTGATATGGAATGAGATAATTTCGATTTTCAGGGAAGAAGACATCATCTCTGACCGTGAGCAGGAGCTGTTGGAGCTGCCCCAGAATTCTTGGAATGTCAGGGTCATTCGATGGCCTTGTTTCCTCCTCTGTAATGAGCTTCTGCTTGCGCTCAGTCAGGCCAAAGAGTTGGTAGATGCTCCTGACAAGTGGCTCTGGTATAAGATATGCAAGAATGAGTACAGGCGTTGCGCTGTGATTGAAGCTTATGATTGTATCAAACACTTGCTGCTTGAGATTATCAAACGCAACACAGAAGAGCATTCCATTATGACCGTATTTTTTCAAGAGATTGATCACTCCATTGAGATTGAGAGGTTCACTAAAACATTTAACATGACTGTTCTGCCCCAGCTTCATACCCAGTTAATCAAACTTGTTCAGCTATTGAACAAGCCAAAGAAAGATCCTACCCAGGTAGTGAACACTCTGCAAGCCATTTATGAGATTGCTAAACGGGACCTTTTCAAAGACAAGAGGAGCATTGACCAGCTGAGGGAGGATGGTCTGGCTCCTCGTAGTCCAGCTTCCACACAGGGGCTGCTTTTTGAGAATGCTGTTGAATTGCCTAATTCAGATAATGAGACATTCTATAGGCAGGTTCGGCGGTTGCACACAATTCTTACCTCTCGGGACTCAATGCACGATATCCCAGTAAATCTTGAGGCAAGACGCCGAATTGCCTTCTTCAGTAATTCACTTTTCATGAACATGCCTCATGCCCCTCAGGTTGAGAAAATGATTTCCTTCAGTGTTCTGACCCCTTATTACAGTGAAGAAGTAATCTATAGCAAAGAACAACTCAAATCTGAGAATGAAGATGGTATTTCGATCCTGTACTATTTGCAGACAATTTATGCCGACGAGTGGAAAAATTTCTTGGAGAGAATGCGCCGAGAAGGGATGGTGAGGGATACCGAGATATGGAATACTAAGCTGAGAGATCTCAGGCTTTGGGCATCATACAGGGGTCAGACACTCTCCCGAACTGTTAGGGGAATGATGTATTACTATCGGGCTCTTAAGATGCTGGCATTTCTGGATTCTGCATCGGAGATGGACATTCGGGAAGGATCACAAGAACTTGGTTCGATGAGGCGAGACAGCGGTTTTGATGGTTACTCCTCGGAAAGGTCACCATCTTCTAGGAGATTAAGCAGAGCAAGCAGTTCAATGGACTTGTTACTCAAAGGCCACGAGTATGGTACTGCATTGATGAAATTTACATATGTGGTTGCCTGCCAGATATATGGAACTCAGAAGGCAAAGAAAGATCCACATGCCGAGGAAATCTTGTATCTAATGAAAAACAATGAAGCCCTTCGAGTTGCCTACGTTGATGAAGTTTCCACTGGGAGGGATGAGAAGGAATTTTATTCTGTTCTTGTGAAGTATGATCACCAATTGGAGAGGGAAGTGGAGATCTACAGGGTAAAGTTGCCTGGTCCCTTGAAGCTTGGTGAGGGAAAACCGGAGAATCAAAATCATGCCATCATTTTCACTCGTGGTGATGCTGTCCAGACTATTGATATGAACCAAGACAATTATTTTGAAGAGGCACTCAAAATGCGCAATCTGCTGGAAGAATTCAGGCGTTATTATGGTATCCGGAAGCCTACTATCTTGGGAGTTAGGGAACACATATTTACAGGTTCTGTTTCATCACTTGCTTGGTTTATGTCGGCTCAGGAAACGAGTTTTGTCACCTTGGGGCAGCGTGTTTTGGCGAACCCTTTAAAAGTTCGAATGCATTATGGCCATCCAGATGTGTTTGACAGGTTTTGGGTCATGACTCGTGGTGGGATCAGTAAAGCTTCCAGAGTGATTAATATCAGTGAGGACATTTTTGCTGGCTTTAACTGCACATTGCGTGGAGGGAATGTCACTCACCATGAATACATCCAGGTCGGCAAGGGAAGGGATGTTGGGTTGAATCAAGTGTCCATGTTTGAGGCCAAGGTGGCTAGTGGAAATGGTGAGCAAGTTCTTAGCAGAGATATCTACAGGTTGGGTCATAGGTTGGACTTCTTCCGAATGCTGTCATTCTTTTACACTACTGTGGGATTCTTTTTCAACACAATGGTGGTGATTCTGACTGTATATGCATTTCTGTGGGGCCGACTCTATCTGGCTCTTAGTGGTGTTGAGGCTTCTTCTGAGGCTAGTACTAATAACAATGCAGCACTTGGTGCAATCTTGAATCAGCAGTTCATCATCCAGCTTGGTCTGTTCACTGCCCTTCCGATGATAGTGGAAAACTCTCTTGAGCATGGGTTCCTTCAAGCTATCTGGGATTTTCTGACAATGCAGCTCCAGCTTTCATCCGTATTCTACACGTTCTCAATGGGAACTCGTGCCCACTACTTTGGCCGTACTATTCTTCATGGTGGTGCAAAATATCGGGCTACCGGGCGTGGTTTTGTTGTGGAGCACAAGGGTTTTGCTGAGAATTATAGACTCTATGCTCGTAGCCATTTTGTGAAGGCAATTGAACTTGGGTTAATACTTGTAGTTTATGCGTCACACAGTCCTATAGCTGGCAACACATTTGTTTACATAGCCTTGACCATCACTAGTTGGTTCCTGGTTGTGTCATGGATTATGGCCCCCTTTGTGTTCAATCCTTCTGGATTTGATTGGTTGAAGACAGTGTACGACTTTGATGACTTTATGAACTGGATTTGGTTCCGTGGCAGTGTTTTTGCAAAAGCTGAACAGAGTTGGGAAAGATGGTGGTATGAGGAGCAAGATCATCTCAGGAACACTGGCATTTGGGGtaaaataatggaaataatcTTAGACCTccgattcttcttcttccagtATGGGATAGTATATCAACTAGATATTGCAGCTGGAAGTACCAGCATTGCTGTTTACTTGTTGTCTTGGATCTATGTATTTGTGGCTTTTGCGATTTATGCAGTAATAGCATTTGCTCGGGATAAATATGCGGCAAAAGAGCACATATACTATCGTCTAGTCCAATTCCTTGTGATTATACTTGCAATACTTGTGACAATTGCTCTGCTGCAATTTACAGCTTTCACATTTATTGATATTTTCACTAGCATGTTGGCATTCATCCCCACTGGGTGGGCCCTGATATTGATTGCCCAAGTACTCCGGCCCTTTCTGCCTACTCTTGTTTGGGAAAGTGTTGTTTCTGTGGCCCGACTATATGATATAGTGTTCGGAGTAATTGTCATGGCTCCTGTGGCATTACTGTCATGGTTGCCTGGGTTTCAGTCAATGCAGACAAGGATCCTTTTCAATGAAGCATTTAGTAGGGGCCTCCGCATTAACCAGCTTGTTGCAGGAAAAAAATCCAATGACTTATAA